The Panicum virgatum strain AP13 chromosome 6K, P.virgatum_v5, whole genome shotgun sequence nucleotide sequence aagtgttgtgttgtcattcgatcaccaaaatcactcgaaatggcatcaatggtgccatgttcgttacaatttCTTTAATCCCCATGAAACTAGCAAAATCATAGTTAATTGACTAGATGTAATTTCTGAATTAGGTAGCAATGGTTCGTATGAAGTCTctggatttatttttcaaaagaaaaagagatGAATCGATTGATGGGGAAGGGCAAGATCTATTTGATGCTCCTTCTGTGCCTCAACTACTTGAATTGCAACCTGCAAgacaggaagaagaagaacagcagcaacaagaagaagaagttcgaTTCAGTGATCAGGAACCCCATAGGCAAGAAGCAGCAACAGCTCAGTGTGAAGAAGAGAGAAGAATAGGGACAAGGCGAAGATTATCAAACAAATGAACCTGTCATTTTTCGAGGCATTGAATTCTTGGAGAGGGATCCTGCACTTCGTCCACAAATTTGGCAGTACCCAAATAATCAGAGAGATCAAGTGGTGCGAGCATACTTGCACTTAGGACCCATTCAGCCATTACTAAAGAAATATAAGCCTTCTGGGCCGAAAGGGCATCGACGCCGCTTCCAATACATCTGGTTTATTCAATTTCCATCTTGGTTGGAATACTCAGAGAGTAGTGCCCGTGCATATTATTTTTTCTGCTTCCTGTGCAGCAGAAACATAAAGAAACGAGGTGGTTTTGATGTCTTCACTGCACAAGGTTTTGACACCTGGAAGAAAGTTAATGATGGAAAAAAGTGTGCATTCTTAATCCATGTAGGATCTGAACCTTGCTCACATCACAACAATGCAGTGGCAGAATGTCAAGCTATACTGAATCAACCAAATCATATAGAAAATATTGTTGAAGTGATAACTGAAAGGGAGAAGGAAAGAAACCGTCTACGGCTGAAAACATCAATTGCAGCTGTTAAGTGGCTAACATTTCAGTCTTGTGCTTTCAGAGGTCATGATGAGACACCTCAGTCAAAAAACAGAGGTAATTTCATTGAGATGATAAAACTTCTTGCAGAGTTCAATCCTGAAATTGCAAGTGTAGTTCTGGAGAACGCTCCAAAAGTCTGCAAGTACACTTCACCTGATATTCAAAAGGAGATTTTGGGTATTCTTGCGATGAAAGTCAGGAAGCATATTCGTGATGAAATCGGCAATTCTAAGTTTTCTATTCTTGTGgatgaaacatgtgatgtggcaAAAAGAGAGCAGATGGCAGTTGTCTTCAGATTTGTTGATAAAGATGGTGTTTTACAAGAACGGTTCTTCGACTTGATACATGTAAAGAACACCAAGGCACTAACATTGAAAATGGAATTGTCTTCTTTATTGTCCAAGTATTCCTTCGATGTTCAGAACCTCCGTGGCCAAGGATATGATGGCGCCAGTAACATGAAGGGCAAATTCAATGGATTGCAAGCACTATTTCTAAGAGAATGTCCTTATGCATATTATGTTCACTGCTATGCACATTGGTTGCAACTTGCTCTTGTCACTGCAGCAAAGGATGTGGTTCCTATTACCCAGTTTTTTCAGAAACTTCTCTTTATTATAAACACAGTTGACTCATCATCAAAGCGTCATGATGAGCTCCATGATGCCCAAATGGTTGAGCTTGCACGCTTGCTAGCTATTGACGAACTTGAGACAGGTCAAGGAGCAAACCAGATTCGACCACTGAAACGTCCAGGAGAGACTAGGTGGGGTTCTCACTTAGGTTCTGTCTCTAGTCTTATGGACATGTTCAATCCAGTGAGTTCAGTTCTACAGAACTTAGCCGCCGATTCAACAGCTGGTACACACCGTGCAGATGGAGATACTTCTTTCAAGTACCTGACATCATTTGAGTTTTTATTTATTCTATGCCTGATGAGGGAAATATTTGAAATAACTGAACACCTTGGTCAAGCTTTACAGAAGAAATCACAAGACATAGTAAATGCTATTTGGCTTGTGAAATCCACAAAGATTCTTCTTGAGCAAATGAGATCAGATGATGGATGGGAAACTTTCTACCTCAAGGTTTTTGAGTTTTGCATGGAACATGATGTTGTTGTTCCAAACATGGAAGAAACATACATTTTGCGGGGTGGTCGTGCTCGTCGATAGCCTAATCATTTTACCAATGAGAATTATTTTTGGGTGGAGATATTTCGTGCAACAATTGACACTCAGCTGGTTGAATTAACTTTGAAGTTCAATGAGAAGGTGATGGATCTTTTGTCCCTTAGTGTTACATTGATACCAAAAAATAGTTTTGCTTCTTTCCAAGCAACAGAGATATGAAAAGTGGTTGAGAAGTACTACCCAGCAGATTTCAATCAACAAGAAATATTTGGATTAGAGGGTCAGCTGAAACATTTTGTTGCTGATGCATCCAAGAGTGAAGATATGAAAAATATTGCAACCATAGTGGAGCtttgtcaatgccttgttcagACTGGACGACATAGGATCCTGAACTTGGTTGACAGATTGATACGTTTGCTTGTTACTCTCCCAGTTTCAATAGCTAGTGCTGAGTGTGCTTTCTCTATCCTGAAGATCCTCAAGACAAGGCTACACAACAAAATGGATGATGGATACCTTGCTAACAGCTTGTTAGTACATGTCGAAGGTGAAACTGTAGGAAACTACACCTACGAAGATATAATCGCTGATTTCAAGGATATGAAGGACAGAAGAGCAGACCTTTAGGTGGTGGTAGTATGTTCTGCGTCTATTTTGGTATATATGGTCATATGTTCTTTATGACTTAATTACATAGCTAGTGTTACTCCATATGGTTTACTTGTATTTTGGTACGGTTATGGTAGTCTGACAAGATGACAATGTGAATTGTCATAGCCACTTGTATTTTGTGATATATGACCAAATATATctataatatatatgtatatataaccGTTATTTCTGAACTATTGAAATGAATTTCACTTGCTTTCTCAAATCGCCCCCCCTACAATTAGCTTCACCCTTCGCCACTGCTGTATGGCAGGCAACCATTTTCATCACGGGTAGCTGGCGTGGGGCATTCAATTTCTGAGTGACCAATAATGCCACAAGAGAAACAAAAGAAAGGGACTCTCTCATAAACAACATCATAcaattcctttctttttcttctagaTGAGAACACAGACACACCTCTCGACACAGGCTCATTTAACGAAATAATTATCCTTGCTCTTAAATCTTTACCCACTGCCCTTTTGTGCTCATCAACATCAACTTTCAACACCCTTCTACC carries:
- the LOC120711325 gene encoding zinc finger MYM-type protein 1-like, with the protein product MIKLLAEFNPEIASVVLENAPKVCKYTSPDIQKEILGILAMKVRKHIRDEIGNSKFSILVDETCDVAKREQMAVVFRFVDKDGVLQERFFDLIHVKNTKALTLKMELSSLLSKYSFDVQNLRGQGYDGASNMKGKFNGLQALFLRECPYAYYVHCYAHWLQLALVTAAKDVVPITQFFQKLLFIINTVDSSSKRHDELHDAQMVELARLLAIDELETGQGANQIRPLKRPGETRWGSHLGSVSSLMDMFNPVSSVLQNLAADSTAGTHRADGDTSFKYLTSFEFLFILCLMREIFEITEHLGQALQKKSQDIVNAIWLVKSTKILLEQMRSDDGWETFYLKVFEFCMEHDVVVPNMEETYILRGGRARR